The following coding sequences lie in one Pseudoalteromonas sp. Scap06 genomic window:
- a CDS encoding amidohydrolase — MQKFAPSLLAVGLAAALVGCQESGPQDDKVTINKNPYPSTYQPVATSSTLITNATVLTGTGERLDEADVLIVDGKVQQIGKDLTADADTTIDAQGKWVTPGIIDVHSHLGAYPNPSVESHQDGNEMTSPNTAEVWVEHSIWPQDPGFNRAREGGITSLQILPGSANLFGGRGVTLKNVPAHTMQGMKFPDAPYGLKMACGENPKRVYGRKGVLPMTRMGNMAGYRTAWIGAQEYKREWDKYDADYAAGKNPEAPHRDIKYDTLRGVLEGEVRIHNHCYKAEEMAMMIDLSKEFNYHAGTFHHGIEAYKIADLLAENGSCAALWPDWWGFKMEAYDMVQENVAIVDAVKNSCAVVHSDSDTTIQRLNQEAAKVMYSANQNGFDISEQHAIKWITSNAAKSLGIEDKTGSLETGKQADVVIWNQSPFSVYAKAEQVFVDGAKVYDRNDSAFQAQSDFMLGQQ, encoded by the coding sequence ATGCAAAAATTTGCTCCCTCATTGTTAGCTGTTGGTTTAGCAGCAGCACTTGTTGGTTGCCAAGAAAGCGGCCCACAAGATGACAAAGTAACCATTAATAAAAACCCATACCCAAGTACTTACCAACCGGTAGCGACATCAAGCACGTTAATCACCAATGCGACTGTATTAACAGGGACGGGTGAGCGTTTAGATGAAGCTGATGTATTAATTGTCGACGGTAAAGTGCAGCAAATTGGTAAAGATTTAACCGCTGATGCAGATACCACCATCGACGCACAAGGTAAATGGGTAACACCAGGCATTATTGACGTTCATTCACATTTAGGTGCTTATCCAAATCCATCGGTTGAGTCTCATCAAGATGGTAACGAAATGACCAGTCCAAATACTGCAGAAGTATGGGTTGAGCATTCAATTTGGCCACAAGATCCAGGTTTTAATCGCGCACGTGAAGGCGGTATTACGTCATTACAAATTTTACCGGGTTCGGCTAATTTATTCGGTGGACGTGGCGTTACCCTTAAAAATGTACCGGCTCACACCATGCAAGGAATGAAATTTCCTGATGCGCCATACGGTTTAAAAATGGCATGTGGTGAAAATCCTAAACGTGTTTACGGTCGTAAAGGCGTATTACCGATGACACGTATGGGTAATATGGCAGGATATCGCACAGCATGGATTGGCGCTCAAGAATATAAGCGTGAGTGGGATAAATACGATGCTGATTACGCTGCGGGTAAAAACCCAGAAGCTCCACATCGTGATATTAAATACGATACATTACGTGGTGTTTTAGAAGGTGAAGTTCGTATTCACAATCACTGCTACAAAGCAGAAGAAATGGCGATGATGATCGACCTTTCTAAAGAGTTTAATTACCATGCCGGCACATTCCACCACGGAATTGAAGCCTATAAAATTGCTGATTTATTAGCTGAAAATGGCTCGTGTGCAGCACTTTGGCCAGACTGGTGGGGCTTTAAAATGGAAGCCTACGATATGGTGCAAGAGAACGTAGCTATTGTTGATGCAGTTAAAAACTCATGTGCTGTTGTGCACTCAGATTCTGATACGACGATTCAACGCTTAAACCAAGAAGCCGCAAAAGTAATGTACAGTGCAAACCAAAATGGGTTTGATATTTCTGAGCAACACGCGATTAAATGGATCACGTCTAACGCCGCTAAATCATTAGGCATTGAAGATAAAACAGGTTCACTTGAAACAGGTAAACAAGCTGATGTTGTTATTTGGAATCAAAGCCCGTTTAGTGTTTATGCAAAAGCAGAGCAAGTGTTTGTTGATGGTGCAAAAGTTTACGATAGAAACGATAGCGCATTCCAAGCACAAAGTGATTTTATGTTAGGTCAACAATAA
- the clpS gene encoding ATP-dependent Clp protease adapter ClpS, which produces MKDSGVIDTVRDSEKQKLQPPRKYKVVLNNDDYTPMDFVIEILMTFFNMDSDRATDVMLQIHQQGKGICGVYSADVAHTKAEQVNRYSRDNEHPLLCSCEQE; this is translated from the coding sequence ATGAAAGATTCTGGTGTTATCGACACCGTTCGCGATAGTGAAAAGCAAAAGTTGCAGCCACCGCGAAAATATAAAGTTGTGTTAAACAACGATGATTACACGCCGATGGATTTTGTAATAGAGATCTTAATGACGTTTTTTAATATGGATAGCGATAGAGCAACTGATGTGATGCTGCAAATACATCAGCAAGGTAAGGGTATATGTGGTGTTTATAGCGCCGACGTAGCACATACTAAGGCTGAGCAAGTTAACCGCTACTCAAGGGATAACGAGCATCCACTGCTATGTAGTTGTGAGCAGGAATAA
- a CDS encoding DUF445 domain-containing protein: protein MNKSFITNLLAACCVVIGFVFEQTIVLSVGLFALSGAVTNLLAIHMLFEKVPFLYGSGVIALKFESFKVAIRNLILTEFFSEHKIDKLLSKAQPTIDFESVIYKVDLNPAFDNLLVVIEQSQFGSMLAMFGGTEAVEPMREKFIEKMQSSLVQISDTDDFKTLLSDMLTQGNNAESLHNTVLKLVDERLDELTPKMVKEIIQTMIREHLGWLVVWGGVFGGLFGLLAALI from the coding sequence ATGAATAAAAGTTTTATCACTAACTTATTAGCAGCGTGTTGTGTTGTTATTGGTTTTGTATTTGAACAAACCATTGTACTTTCTGTGGGCTTATTTGCACTCTCCGGTGCAGTTACAAACTTACTCGCTATTCATATGCTGTTTGAAAAAGTGCCGTTTTTATATGGTTCGGGTGTGATTGCACTTAAGTTTGAAAGTTTTAAAGTGGCTATAAGAAACTTAATACTTACGGAGTTCTTTTCTGAGCATAAAATAGACAAGCTTCTAAGCAAGGCTCAACCAACGATAGACTTTGAGTCAGTTATTTATAAGGTGGATTTAAATCCCGCATTCGATAATTTGTTAGTGGTTATTGAGCAATCACAATTTGGTAGCATGCTTGCAATGTTTGGCGGCACTGAAGCCGTTGAGCCAATGCGAGAAAAGTTTATTGAAAAAATGCAATCATCACTGGTGCAAATAAGCGACACCGACGATTTTAAAACACTATTAAGCGATATGTTAACCCAAGGTAATAACGCGGAAAGTTTGCATAATACGGTGCTTAAGTTAGTGGATGAACGCTTAGATGAACTCACCCCTAAAATGGTGAAAGAAATAATTCAAACCATGATCCGCGAACACTTAGGTTGGCTCGTTGTATGGGGTGGGGTGTTTGGTGGCTTATTTGGTTTGTTGGCAGCGCTTATTTAA
- a CDS encoding fructosamine kinase family protein, whose amino-acid sequence MWKTINQEISQAIHYDFKHTHKRQLQNTSTDKLFHLSDGKHNYLVKVGQKHELERFEAQAQGLKQLTQNSVFMVPDCIITGANIEYAFIVLEWLTFDELPHTHWSTMGEHLAMLHQKHQQAMFGFDTDNYLSSTLQPNQWHKKWDVFFAEERIGWQLQLLAEKDIVLSDPEQLINLVKETLHNHHVLPSLLHGDFWRGNLGFVNNIPTLFDPACYYGDREVDIAMSELYAPLPEDFYDTYKHHYPLAQGYEQRKLVYQLYPVLNNANIFAGHYLNQAKEHVDKLINLLD is encoded by the coding sequence ATGTGGAAAACAATCAATCAAGAGATCAGCCAGGCTATCCATTATGATTTTAAACACACCCATAAACGTCAGTTGCAAAACACATCCACCGATAAGTTGTTTCATTTAAGCGATGGCAAGCACAATTACTTAGTTAAAGTTGGGCAAAAACATGAGCTAGAGCGCTTTGAGGCTCAAGCTCAAGGCTTAAAACAGCTTACTCAAAACAGTGTATTTATGGTGCCAGACTGTATTATAACTGGGGCCAATATAGAATACGCCTTCATTGTATTAGAATGGCTTACATTTGACGAGCTTCCCCACACTCATTGGTCAACTATGGGGGAGCATCTTGCCATGTTACATCAAAAACACCAGCAAGCGATGTTTGGTTTTGATACCGACAATTATTTAAGCTCAACGCTTCAGCCTAATCAGTGGCATAAAAAATGGGATGTATTTTTTGCAGAAGAACGTATTGGTTGGCAATTACAACTATTAGCTGAAAAAGACATTGTACTTTCAGACCCCGAACAACTAATAAATTTAGTAAAAGAGACACTGCATAATCATCATGTTTTACCCTCATTATTACATGGCGATTTTTGGCGTGGTAACCTGGGCTTTGTAAATAACATTCCGACCTTGTTTGACCCCGCCTGCTATTACGGTGATCGGGAAGTCGATATTGCTATGAGCGAGCTCTATGCTCCCCTTCCAGAGGATTTTTATGATACCTACAAGCACCACTACCCTTTAGCACAGGGTTATGAGCAACGTAAGCTTGTTTATCAGCTTTACCCTGTTTTAAACAACGCTAACATTTTTGCGGGTCATTATCTAAATCAGGCTAAAGAGCACGTTGATAAACTAATAAACTTACTAGACTAA
- a CDS encoding DUF3718 domain-containing protein, whose amino-acid sequence MISFKATLYSTVLLGAATLTAPVMAATFVAADSSPGTQACMAVASNKRLTLLRTMKDLRIDKHVISKKLLCNDLSVGDFVTLYDLNKSARFLNIEASTSTSIRDLAKANKPLVVIMAGSK is encoded by the coding sequence ATGATTTCTTTCAAAGCAACTCTATATTCAACTGTATTATTGGGCGCAGCAACATTAACAGCTCCTGTAATGGCGGCCACTTTTGTTGCCGCTGATTCATCACCCGGTACCCAAGCTTGCATGGCCGTTGCATCTAACAAAAGACTGACACTGCTCAGAACAATGAAAGATCTACGTATAGATAAACATGTAATTAGCAAAAAATTACTCTGTAATGATTTATCAGTGGGTGACTTTGTAACGCTGTATGATTTAAATAAATCAGCACGCTTTTTAAATATTGAAGCATCTACTAGTACGTCAATAAGAGATTTAGCAAAAGCAAACAAACCGCTTGTGGTTATTATGGCGGGGTCTAAATAA
- a CDS encoding NADP-dependent isocitrate dehydrogenase, which translates to MTSKIIYTKTDEAPALATYSLLPIIQAYTNAAGVEVETRDISLAGRVIASFPDYLTEEQRIGDALAELGEMAKTPEANIIKLPNISASVPQLRAVIKELQEKGYALPEYPVEPKNDEEKAIQAAYDKIKGSAVNPVLREGNSDRRAPGSVKEYARNNPHSMGAWSKDSQSYVASMEEGDFFGSEQSLTVDEATDVRIEHVAANGDITVLKQSTPLLAGEVIDASRISAAKLQAFLEAEINAAKEKGVLFSLHMKATMMKVSDPIIFGHAVKVFYKDVFAKHGALFEELGVDVNNGLGDVYSKIQTLDDAKREEIEADIQAVYANRPAIAMVDSHRGITNLHVPSDVIIDASMPAAIRSSGQMWNKDDKLQDTSFVIPDRCYSGVYQATIDFCKQHGAFDPTTMGSVPNVGLMAQKAEEYGSHDKTFEAKADGTIRVVDTNGNTLLEHSVEQGDIWRMCQVKDAPIQDWVKLAVNRARATGNPAIFWLDAERAHDAELIKKVNKYLPDHDTAGLDIQILSPMDATLFSLARIKEGKDTISVTGNVLRDYLTDLFPILELGTSAKMLSIVPLMNGGGLFETGAGGSAPKHVQQFEKENHLRWDSLGEFLALAASLEHLSTTTGNNKAQVLADTLDKATGTFLAENKSPSRKVKEIDNRGSHFFLSLFWAQELAKQNEDSELKAQFTQIASDLETNKEQIVNELNDAQGPAMNIGGYFQPNDDAAFKAMRPSTTFNEILSKLV; encoded by the coding sequence ATGACATCAAAAATTATCTATACAAAAACGGACGAAGCTCCGGCACTAGCAACTTATTCGTTGTTACCTATTATCCAAGCATACACAAATGCGGCAGGTGTTGAAGTTGAAACACGCGACATCTCATTAGCTGGTCGTGTAATTGCGAGCTTCCCGGATTACCTAACAGAAGAACAACGCATTGGTGATGCACTTGCAGAACTTGGCGAAATGGCAAAAACACCAGAAGCTAACATCATTAAATTACCGAACATTAGTGCATCAGTTCCACAACTTCGCGCTGTAATTAAAGAGCTTCAAGAAAAAGGTTATGCACTTCCAGAATACCCGGTTGAACCTAAAAACGATGAAGAGAAAGCGATTCAAGCAGCCTACGATAAAATTAAAGGCAGCGCAGTAAACCCTGTACTTCGTGAAGGTAACTCTGACCGTCGTGCACCAGGTTCAGTGAAAGAGTATGCACGTAATAACCCACATTCAATGGGCGCGTGGAGCAAAGATTCACAATCATACGTTGCAAGCATGGAAGAAGGTGACTTCTTTGGTTCCGAGCAATCACTAACTGTTGATGAAGCAACGGATGTTCGTATCGAACACGTAGCGGCTAATGGCGATATCACTGTACTTAAGCAAAGCACGCCATTACTTGCTGGTGAAGTAATTGATGCATCACGTATCAGTGCAGCAAAATTACAAGCATTCCTAGAAGCTGAAATCAATGCAGCTAAAGAAAAAGGCGTGTTATTTTCGCTTCATATGAAAGCAACCATGATGAAAGTATCTGATCCAATCATCTTTGGTCACGCTGTAAAAGTATTCTACAAAGACGTTTTTGCAAAACACGGTGCACTTTTTGAAGAGCTAGGTGTTGATGTAAATAACGGTTTAGGCGATGTGTACTCTAAAATTCAAACATTAGATGACGCTAAGCGCGAAGAAATTGAAGCAGACATTCAAGCGGTTTACGCTAACCGCCCTGCTATCGCCATGGTTGATTCTCATCGTGGTATTACAAACTTACACGTACCAAGTGATGTGATCATCGATGCTTCTATGCCTGCTGCAATTCGTTCAAGCGGTCAAATGTGGAATAAAGACGATAAATTACAAGACACAAGCTTTGTAATTCCAGATCGTTGTTACTCTGGCGTTTACCAAGCAACAATTGATTTTTGTAAACAGCACGGTGCTTTTGATCCTACAACTATGGGTAGCGTACCAAACGTTGGCCTTATGGCTCAAAAAGCGGAAGAATACGGCTCACATGACAAAACATTTGAAGCAAAAGCTGACGGTACTATTCGTGTTGTTGACACAAACGGCAACACCCTACTTGAGCACAGTGTTGAGCAAGGCGATATCTGGCGTATGTGTCAGGTTAAAGATGCACCAATTCAAGATTGGGTTAAACTTGCAGTAAACCGCGCTCGCGCAACTGGTAATCCGGCTATTTTCTGGTTAGATGCAGAACGTGCACACGATGCTGAGCTAATCAAAAAAGTGAACAAATACTTGCCAGATCATGATACTGCTGGCCTAGATATTCAAATTTTATCGCCAATGGATGCAACCTTATTCTCACTAGCACGCATCAAAGAAGGTAAAGATACGATTTCTGTAACAGGTAACGTATTACGTGATTACCTAACAGATTTATTCCCAATTTTAGAATTGGGTACTAGTGCTAAAATGCTTTCAATTGTGCCACTGATGAATGGCGGTGGTTTATTTGAAACAGGTGCCGGTGGTTCTGCTCCTAAGCACGTTCAACAGTTTGAAAAAGAAAACCACTTACGTTGGGATTCTTTAGGTGAGTTCTTAGCACTTGCTGCGTCACTTGAACACCTAAGCACAACAACAGGTAACAACAAGGCACAAGTACTTGCTGATACGCTTGATAAAGCAACGGGCACATTCCTAGCTGAAAACAAGTCACCTTCACGCAAAGTTAAAGAGATTGATAACCGTGGTTCTCATTTCTTCTTATCTTTATTCTGGGCTCAAGAACTTGCTAAGCAAAATGAAGATAGCGAGCTTAAAGCGCAATTTACACAAATTGCTAGCGACCTTGAAACCAACAAAGAGCAAATTGTTAACGAGCTAAACGATGCACAGGGTCCTGCAATGAACATTGGCGGTTACTTCCAGCCAAATGACGATGCAGCCTTCAAAGCAATGCGTCCAAGCACGACATTTAACGAGATTTTATCTAAACTAGTATAA
- a CDS encoding amidohydrolase family protein, giving the protein MKKLSRSFSLSLVAAGLLASGAVSAKSLAIINATLHTSSEQGVLEGASIVMNEGKITAINPSDVKADKVIDAKGQIVTAGFIASVNQLGLVEVGAVAGSRDAGEDKAGIDFDASLAFNPRSSLIPYARKGGITRDLITPYGGDSIFAGLASVVDLSGSFESVDKKQAALVVHLGERSKGSRAFTLQTLIKKLDEHQTKASKDAKKDDAKPSAEDTVMAKVLKGDIPLLISVSRASDIVELIKVKQQFGVNIVLNGAQDAVVVKDRIAKAGIPVIISAMDNLPGSFDSLHASLNNAGILEKAGVKVLLTVGGDASHNVYQLRYDAGNAVSYGMSQQGALKAMTSNVADVFGINAGSLEVGKAADVVMWSNDPFELSSHVNKMFINGVEVSTESRQDKLRERYTTESNMPRAYTK; this is encoded by the coding sequence ATGAAAAAATTATCACGTTCGTTTTCGCTTTCTCTGGTTGCTGCAGGGCTACTAGCATCGGGTGCCGTGAGCGCCAAGTCATTAGCAATCATTAATGCAACTTTGCATACATCTTCAGAACAAGGTGTATTAGAAGGAGCTAGCATTGTAATGAATGAAGGCAAAATCACTGCCATTAACCCTAGCGATGTTAAAGCTGACAAAGTTATTGATGCTAAAGGTCAAATAGTGACGGCTGGTTTTATCGCCAGTGTAAATCAGCTTGGCTTAGTTGAAGTAGGTGCAGTTGCCGGTTCTCGCGATGCAGGAGAAGACAAAGCAGGTATCGATTTTGATGCAAGCTTAGCATTCAATCCTCGTTCAAGCTTAATTCCTTATGCACGTAAAGGCGGTATCACTCGCGATTTGATCACCCCATACGGTGGTGACAGCATATTTGCAGGCCTAGCAAGTGTTGTTGATTTAAGTGGTAGCTTTGAAAGCGTAGATAAAAAGCAAGCTGCACTAGTGGTTCATTTAGGTGAGCGTAGTAAAGGTTCTCGTGCATTTACCTTGCAAACGCTTATTAAAAAATTAGATGAGCATCAAACCAAAGCAAGTAAAGACGCTAAAAAAGACGACGCTAAGCCAAGTGCTGAAGACACGGTAATGGCTAAAGTACTAAAAGGCGATATACCATTACTAATTAGTGTGTCGCGTGCATCAGATATTGTTGAACTAATAAAAGTGAAACAGCAGTTTGGCGTAAACATTGTCCTTAATGGCGCTCAAGATGCCGTTGTAGTTAAAGATCGCATCGCTAAAGCAGGCATTCCTGTGATCATTAGTGCAATGGATAACTTACCAGGTAGCTTTGATTCGTTGCATGCGAGCTTGAATAATGCCGGCATACTAGAAAAAGCCGGTGTTAAAGTGCTACTAACTGTGGGTGGTGACGCAAGTCACAATGTTTACCAGCTTCGCTACGATGCCGGTAACGCAGTGTCTTACGGTATGAGCCAACAAGGCGCATTAAAGGCCATGACTTCGAATGTGGCTGATGTATTTGGTATTAACGCGGGTAGCCTAGAAGTAGGTAAAGCCGCTGATGTTGTTATGTGGAGTAACGACCCGTTTGAGCTGAGCAGCCACGTGAATAAAATGTTTATCAATGGTGTTGAGGTTAGTACTGAATCTCGCCAAGATAAACTGCGTGAGCGCTATACAACAGAGTCGAACATGCCACGCGCATACACAAAATAA
- the infA gene encoding translation initiation factor IF-1, with the protein MAKEDVIEMQGTVLDTLPNTMFRVELENGHVVVAHISGKMRKNYIRILTGDKVTVEMTPYDLSKGRIVFRAR; encoded by the coding sequence ATGGCGAAAGAAGACGTAATCGAAATGCAAGGGACAGTCCTTGATACTTTACCAAATACAATGTTCCGAGTTGAGCTAGAAAATGGTCACGTAGTTGTGGCTCATATTTCAGGTAAAATGCGCAAAAACTATATCCGTATTTTAACCGGCGATAAAGTAACGGTAGAAATGACTCCTTACGATTTATCGAAAGGTCGTATCGTATTCCGTGCTCGCTAA
- the cspD gene encoding cold shock domain-containing protein CspD has product MACGKVKWFNNAKGFGFIVEDGCENDIFAHYSTIVMDGYKTLKAGQDVTFELQQGPKGLHATNIAPNGDIIG; this is encoded by the coding sequence ATGGCTTGTGGTAAAGTCAAATGGTTCAACAACGCCAAAGGTTTTGGTTTCATCGTAGAAGACGGTTGCGAGAACGACATTTTTGCTCATTACTCCACAATTGTAATGGACGGATACAAGACACTTAAAGCTGGTCAAGATGTTACCTTCGAATTACAACAGGGCCCTAAAGGTCTACACGCTACTAATATAGCGCCTAATGGCGATATTATAGGGTGA
- the clpA gene encoding ATP-dependent Clp protease ATP-binding subunit ClpA produces the protein MLNKDLELTLNTAFREARTRRHEFMTVEHLLLALLDNPSAGEALNACGVDVSGLKTELLEFIDETTPVIPDLEEERETQPTLGFQRVLQRAVFHVQSSGKNEVTGVNVLVAIFSEQESQAVYLLKKNDISRLDIVNFISHGIAKGDDELGDDTDDIHEEVQEVASEEASKLDSFTTNLNIHAKEGNIDPLVGRDSEVERTVQVLCRRKKNNPLLVGEAGVGKTAIAEGLAYRIVNEQVPEVIADAVVYSLDMGALLAGTKYRGDFEKRFKSLLKELQAKPGSILFIDEIHTIIGAGAASGGVMDASNLIKPLLSSGQLRCMGSTTYGEYKNIFEKDRALVRRFQKIDVLEPSVEDTTKILNGLKDRYEAHHGIRYTQKALKAAAELSAKYINERHLPDKAIDVIDEAGASQRLLPTSKRKKTIGVSDIEMIVSKMARIPPQNVSSSDKETLKNLDRNLKMLVFGQDQSIDALTSAIRLSRSGLANENKPVGSFLFAGPTGVGKTEVTKQLAKCMGVEFIRFDMSEYVERHAVSRLIGAPPGYVGFEQGGLLTEAVIKNPHAVVLLDEIEKAHPDIYNILLQVMDHGTLTDNNGRKADFRNVVVVMTTNAGVQETTRKSIGFSEQDHTHDAMGEINKVFSPEFRNRLDNIIWFNHLEKEVILQVVDKFVVELQAQLDKKSVNLELTSKAREWLADKGYDKAMGARPMARVIQEDLKKQLANEILFGELISGGTVKVSVKDKKLRFDYESDLTPA, from the coding sequence ATGCTAAATAAAGACTTAGAACTAACTTTGAACACTGCGTTTCGTGAAGCGCGTACACGTCGTCATGAGTTTATGACCGTAGAGCACCTTTTATTAGCTCTACTCGACAACCCATCAGCTGGAGAAGCGCTTAATGCGTGTGGTGTTGACGTTTCTGGATTAAAAACAGAGTTACTTGAATTTATTGATGAAACCACACCGGTTATTCCTGATTTAGAAGAAGAGCGCGAAACTCAACCAACACTTGGTTTTCAGCGAGTATTACAGCGCGCGGTATTTCATGTGCAATCTTCTGGCAAAAATGAAGTGACAGGCGTTAATGTGCTGGTCGCTATTTTTTCTGAGCAAGAAAGCCAAGCCGTGTACTTACTTAAAAAGAATGATATTTCTCGACTTGATATTGTTAACTTTATTTCTCATGGTATCGCCAAAGGTGACGACGAATTAGGCGATGATACCGACGATATTCATGAAGAGGTGCAAGAAGTAGCAAGCGAAGAAGCGAGTAAGCTCGACAGCTTTACAACTAACCTTAATATACACGCTAAAGAGGGTAATATTGACCCGCTTGTTGGCCGTGATAGTGAAGTAGAGCGCACAGTGCAAGTGCTGTGTCGTCGTAAAAAGAATAACCCATTACTGGTTGGTGAAGCCGGCGTAGGTAAAACTGCTATTGCCGAGGGCTTAGCCTATCGTATTGTTAACGAACAAGTGCCTGAAGTCATTGCTGATGCGGTTGTGTACTCCTTAGATATGGGCGCGTTACTTGCCGGTACCAAATACCGAGGCGATTTTGAAAAACGCTTTAAAAGTTTATTAAAAGAGTTACAAGCAAAACCAGGTTCAATCTTATTTATTGATGAAATTCACACCATTATTGGTGCAGGTGCTGCCTCAGGTGGGGTAATGGATGCCTCAAACTTAATTAAGCCGTTACTCTCAAGTGGGCAATTACGTTGTATGGGTTCTACCACTTACGGTGAGTACAAGAATATTTTTGAAAAAGATCGCGCCCTTGTCCGTCGCTTTCAAAAAATTGATGTGCTTGAACCTAGCGTTGAAGATACCACTAAAATTCTTAACGGCTTAAAAGATCGTTACGAAGCACACCATGGTATTCGTTATACGCAAAAAGCGTTAAAAGCAGCCGCTGAGCTAAGTGCCAAGTATATTAATGAGCGTCACTTACCTGATAAAGCGATTGACGTTATTGATGAAGCAGGCGCAAGCCAACGGCTACTGCCTACGTCCAAGCGTAAAAAAACCATTGGTGTATCTGATATTGAGATGATTGTGTCTAAAATGGCGCGTATTCCGCCTCAAAATGTGTCGTCGTCTGATAAAGAAACGCTGAAAAACTTAGACCGTAATTTAAAAATGTTGGTGTTTGGACAAGATCAATCCATTGATGCATTAACTTCTGCTATTCGCTTATCGCGCTCAGGTTTAGCAAACGAGAACAAACCGGTTGGTTCGTTCTTATTTGCAGGCCCAACAGGGGTAGGTAAAACAGAGGTTACCAAGCAATTAGCTAAATGCATGGGTGTTGAGTTTATTCGTTTTGATATGTCTGAATACGTTGAGCGCCATGCGGTGAGCCGTTTAATCGGTGCGCCTCCGGGTTATGTAGGTTTTGAACAAGGCGGCTTATTAACAGAAGCGGTGATCAAAAACCCACATGCAGTGGTATTGCTGGATGAAATTGAAAAAGCGCATCCTGATATCTACAACATTTTATTACAAGTTATGGATCACGGTACGCTAACAGATAATAACGGCCGAAAAGCTGACTTTAGAAACGTAGTAGTGGTGATGACCACCAATGCCGGCGTACAAGAAACCACGCGTAAGTCGATTGGTTTTAGTGAGCAAGATCACACACACGATGCAATGGGTGAAATTAACAAAGTATTTTCACCTGAATTTAGAAACCGCTTAGATAACATTATTTGGTTTAATCACCTCGAGAAAGAGGTTATTTTGCAAGTGGTTGATAAATTTGTTGTTGAGTTACAAGCGCAACTGGATAAGAAGTCAGTTAACCTTGAGCTTACTTCTAAAGCACGTGAATGGTTGGCTGATAAAGGCTATGACAAAGCAATGGGCGCGCGTCCTATGGCGCGTGTTATCCAAGAAGATCTTAAAAAGCAATTGGCTAACGAAATACTGTTTGGTGAGCTAATTTCTGGCGGTACGGTAAAAGTATCGGTTAAAGATAAAAAACTGCGTTTTGATTACGAGAGTGACTTAACGCCAGCCTAA
- a CDS encoding arginyltransferase: MNEQLPARIGLSQPFECSYLPDRQEQLLVILDPSCYSSNKFESLLGLGFRRSGNQIYRPHCPICSACSSVRVLADEFIPTKSQKRKLNKAKNRFEVKYSQVEREQYYPLYSKYISLRHQDGSMYPPDKSQFQSFLFCSWLTITFIELWDQENLVAVAVTDCMDNAISAIYTFFDPDYEHFSLGTVMILQQLKFAKQQRKQFVYLGYQIDECDKMKYKTQFLPAQKQLNDQWVAI; encoded by the coding sequence ATGAATGAACAACTTCCAGCTCGTATAGGCCTAAGCCAACCATTTGAATGCAGTTACTTGCCAGATCGCCAAGAGCAACTGCTGGTGATACTCGATCCAAGTTGTTATAGCAGCAATAAGTTTGAGTCGTTATTAGGATTGGGCTTTCGTCGCAGTGGTAACCAAATTTACCGTCCGCACTGCCCTATTTGCAGCGCGTGTAGTTCTGTGCGCGTTTTAGCTGATGAGTTTATCCCTACAAAATCGCAAAAACGTAAACTTAACAAAGCAAAAAACCGCTTTGAGGTAAAATATTCTCAAGTTGAACGCGAACAATACTATCCACTTTACAGTAAATACATTAGTTTACGTCATCAAGACGGTTCTATGTATCCACCTGATAAATCACAATTTCAAAGCTTTTTGTTTTGTAGCTGGTTAACCATCACCTTTATAGAGCTTTGGGATCAAGAAAACTTAGTGGCCGTTGCTGTAACTGATTGTATGGACAACGCTATTTCGGCTATTTATACATTTTTTGACCCTGACTACGAACACTTTAGTTTAGGCACTGTAATGATATTACAGCAGCTTAAATTTGCTAAACAGCAGCGCAAACAGTTTGTTTATTTAGGCTATCAAATAGATGAATGTGACAAAATGAAGTATAAAACCCAGTTTTTACCCGCCCAAAAACAGCTCAATGACCAGTGGGTGGCTATTTAA